Below is a window of Drosophila miranda strain MSH22 chromosome 3, D.miranda_PacBio2.1, whole genome shotgun sequence DNA.
GAGCTGGAGGAGACGGCAACTCCCTGTGCCAGGTGACCAGCGGCAATTAAATTTGAGTTATTCGCATGGATCATGGCTGGGCCGGGGATAGAATTCGCATTGGCCGTGCCTCCGATGCCATTCGGCaattgtggctgtggcagacCGACGACCTCGCTCTTCCCAGGATATGATGGTGgtcgatgctgctgctgctgctgctggttgtcgttggtcaTGGGTGGCGTAAGTGTCTGATTGCTGCCATTCGAGCTGGCCGGCGAGGAGCTGCTGTCGTTGCTGGGCGTGAGGTCTCGCTTGCTGGTAAGTACCAGTGGCGATGGCTTGACAGGGGCTCCGCCCACTGCTCCAGCTCCggctccagctgctgctgctcctgctgctgtcgctgcgGCTGCCGCTGATGTGGAGGCCGTTACAGAGTTATCCAGAGAGAGCAGCGGCCGTATAGGCTTATTGTTGTTAACGGAGACGGACTTCTCCTTGATCAGACTCGAGTCCAGTGATTTAACAATTTTCTGCAAAGGAAATTGAAAAGATTTTATAACATCCACTTTAGATTCAATGAATCCGGCCAAAGGTAAATAGCAGATAAGAGAGAAAGAGCAAAAGCAGAGAGATAGCGACAGCGAGAGCCCAGAAGTTGTCAATTAGTCAATGGGTGGGAGATGCAGATGTGGGGAATTTGTTCTacaagaggaagatgaagtaGTGTGCCAAGTAGGGAGAGTGGAAGTGGATGCTGAGGCATGCAATTGGAGAGCCCCCTCCTCGGTAGTGGCCCCACCCTCCTTTCTAACGAGCATTCAATGAGTCCAATTAGGTTCCGTTTTTCTATTTTGTATAATTTTGCCTACATTGCGGGATTTgagtggaggaggaggagattGCGGGGTTGCTTGTGGTACTTACGGATTCGCTGAGCTTGTGCAGTGAGGCATTTATGCGATCCGGATTGCGCGGCGGTGGCTCTGGTGGCTCTGATGCGGCCATCGTGGGTCCGGCAGCGACACCGTTTATTTGCATGCTTCAGAAACACGGAAAAAACctactcacacacacacacacacacgcgaaCGTACGCGCGCACACTAcattaaaaaaaacacacacactcacaccaGCAAAAAAGTATCGTGTCACTGTGTGGTTGGATGGGTGgttatgtgtatgtgtgtgtgtgtgtgtgcttttctTATTGCCGCGCTGGAAACGACTTTCAACTGCCACAAATCGGCTCTAATCGAGGCTCAAACATTCTGACTTAGCACTAGGCAGGACAGACAACACAGGACACAGGGGCACCAGGAAAATACGTACTCGAAGCTGCCTAAGACTCGGTCTGGATCACGTTTCTAAGCGAGTTCGCTATCAATTATGAAGGGGGCCCTCTGTCAGCTCTTGACCTTGACCTGCAAATAAAGAAAATGGGAACTATTAGTGACCGCCTGTGACCAATATATCTTTGGGGCTTGGAGATGTATTTTATAATGTTTATGGAACGTTGAAGAGGAACAACATCTCTGAATGTCCTTCTTTTTCAAACTTTATTTAGTGACATATTCCATCTAATTAGCAGAATAAAATGAATTAAATCTTGGTAGAGGGTATTTTATAGTCGGGAATATGACGGTAGGTTAGTATTCAACTTTATTCTGCTTCTGGTTCTCTTTTGTCCTGTGGGAATCGGAACTAATTTGGGTTCAGAGTGGACTGTGGACTGTGGACTGCTCCACGTGTGTCACCATTGATGCCCATAAAAACAGAAAGCTTTGCGGTCCCTGTCCCCGAGCAAGCTTAGTGGTTGGTATGTAGGCCAGTGCTAGCCATAAACTTCCATTTGGgctattttttttgttgtcaGAGGATTGCATGTCAACACCCAGTTTAACTGCACTGCGGCCTCAGTAAAAGTTGAGTTTCCCATTCAACCTTTTGGGTCAAAGAGAAGACCagcagagaagaagaggagACTGACATCGTTCACACAGAGCAcgaagagaaagagaggggaAGAGGGCTGGCTGGGGGCACTCAAAACTTGGGTCTCTGTTGAGAATCCTACAAGAAACGGAATGCAAAATGGGACTAATTATACATACAGTCTTGTGTCATGACATGACCCCCACACGAAGGCACTGGGGCTCACAAGTGCTTATTGGTAAGTGCCACTAATACATATCCAGCAGCTCAATTGGCAACGCTACCGTCTCTTAATGCTCTACAAAGCTGGCTGCCCACTCCCCTCCACTCCCCCCCCTCTAGAATTTCAATTTTAATCCGCTTTAAGGCTCAGACCAAGGGCAACAAAGAGATGGACAGCAAAATATGTTGTGGTCATGTTTTGGTTTCCtgtttttatttcatttttttccaCTTTATCCCCAGAAATTCATGATGTAAATGGCTGGCTTCTAGCGGGTGAAAAGGTAGAAATGGTGGACTGCCTCACATGCGATATGTCTGACCTAAGCCGCCAAGAGCTGCAGCCTCCACCTGAGCCAGCACTTTGGCAGAGACGCCACAAACATATAGGGATATGGGGTCTGTTGTCTAGGGCTTGGGgcctggggcaggggcaggggcaggggcaggggcaaggAAGCAACACTAATGTTGTGTGGGCCACACAAGCAGAAACTTTAATCATAATAATAACAAGTAACTTTTGTGTTATATCCGAGCCACGGACACGGATGAAGTTCTGTGGAGTTCCGCTTAGGGTAGGGTTGGGTTGGGTCTGCCCCGTGGCTTGCCTAATCGGAGTATTTAtggtgtacatatgtacactcagtgtgtgtatgtgtgctaTGTACGAGTATAAGCATTAGACAGataaaaaaaatgtttcaGATTATATAGACTTACATGAAGAAATATGTCTGACTTGGCAAGCTTTGGGGACTGTTTCACTCGGATTTAAGTTTAAAATCATTGAAATAATCTATGGAAAATTTTAAGTATGTATCAATATTTTGGCAATCTGTATGCAGAGGAGTTTCGACGACCCGATAACGTGGCCTTCTATATTCATTGCAAGGAACCTGTGAGTGTGGAGCTGCCGGATTGCCTGCTCCGAAAACGCACCCAACCCACCCGCCAGCAACTGGAGATGAAGCAGCAGTTGGCAGCGGAGCGTCGCTCCTTGCTGGAGGATCGAAAAAACTACAAACTGTCGATGCACTTGGCCAGGGTGTCGCTCATCGTCGATAGACACCGCCGGCACACCGCCAGCACCTTGCTGGAAACCCAGGACCGCATTAAGCGCGACATGAACGAGCATGTGCAGAGGCGCACGGAGCTACTCGACGCCCGTCTGAAGAGGCTCAGCCAGCATATCAGCAACGTGGGCGAGCGCTGCGATCTGGCCAGGCATGAGAAGTTCCTCGAGAATCTGACGAGCATCTACATGGCGAGCAGCTCAGAGACATCCAATTGAATGGGCGCAGAAACTTTCGAAATAAACTGAACTAAAAAAGCTTTTTGTGCCACTGCCACAATCCTTCAAACTTGTCAACTGTCGAGGGAAAACTTTTACACGCAGTTAGAGCCTGTGTCTGTCTTCGACAGGGTTCGACATAGTTGCAGAAAATCGCTTGTCAACTATTCAACAATTCAGAACTTGGGTTTCTAATACCCTCCTTTGGGTGGAGTCCGGAAGTTAGCCATGCACGGAATGAATAATCATCAGAATAATGGCAATTATCCAAATGGAAGTATAGGGGTGCACTTTTGACACTTTTCGAAGGGTATTTAAGATTTCGGCCATCGAAAAGAGGACTTCCATCTTCTCATAAATGTTTTGAGCTGCTCGGAAATAAAGCAGCCACTCTCTCGTTGTCCGAACTTGGACGGCAGCTTGCATTGCATTAGCAGAAAGTTCTCTGGCATGCCGTCAGTCGTAATTTGTTTGAGATCTTGGCAAATTAGCCTCCGCCTGAGAGCCACCCTCAGTGCCAGAGTGGTCAGCGTCAAAGGCAGGTCCGGTCCTGTCCCGCTTATGTGCACTCGACTGCCAGCTGATGCTGGAGTCTGAGTGCGAGTGTACCCACACATATCACAGCTCAAAGTAACGTGTTGGGCAACCAGAGTATACCAGAGTATACCTCCTTGTCCCTCTTGTCCGCATATTGTATCTGTGCGTCTCCtcgacccgacccgacccgacccgactCCAAGTTCAGTTGAAGCACTTGACCTGTTTCTGCTTGGTTATTCGATTTGTGGCCTGCCAGTGACGATGCTTATGCAGTTGCATTCTTATTCAATTAAACTCTAGGGCTTTTTGTACATACCCCCCCCTGTGGCAGTACTATATACTGTATGTGTGTAGGCCACTTACCAAAGAGCTGCAAAGTATGCTTCAAAATGGGTTCTAGTATGTCCCAGGCGGAGGACTATAGTAGTTAGAGGTCCAAATGGGTTTATTGTACATTATTTATATTCAACTATAAAGAGCTTAGGAGAAATATTTCTGTTTTCCctttttccttcttttttaAAACAACTTTCCCAAATAGATTTCTCtcaattattttattaaaactGTGAGCAGAACAAAATCAAAGCAAGAAGTATTCTTTTATTATTTAAGATTTTCCATGCATAGCTAAGTTAGTGATACAAGGTATCCAGACGTTTCAATTTTAGCCCCAAAAATACACAACTCAACAGGAAAATGCAACTACTAAATCCATCAAAGTCGAATAAACTTTGTTCTGTCAGATTCATTTGGAATTTGCATGAGAGTCGCATCGCAAATGTATGCAAATTAATCCGTTTTTGAGTGCTGCTTTGGGGCAGGAGCAGTATTTTGGCCAGACTTGATTACACTTGCCGCAGCTCAACGAACTCTCGCTCGAAATATGAGGCAAGTGGAAAATGGGGCAGTGGAAGTGTAATTGACATTGAGAGCGACAGTGACATCAACATCAACAGTTGGGGGCCAATTCAATTGCAAATTAATAAGTTAAATTAACAGATTTGCGCTGCGGGCGAACATTGAGTAGCGAGAATTTAATGGCTCACTGGCTGACTGATTGACTGACGGATGGATGGCCCGGAGGGGTCTGTCTGGCCTGGACTGGGCTCTGCTCTCTCCTGCCAATTCGGGAGTAGACGTGGAACCACTCAATTGGCTTGAACAAATCATTTTCACGCAGCTAACTTGATTT
It encodes the following:
- the LOC117188482 gene encoding uncharacterized protein LOC117188482, with translation MKQQLAAERRSLLEDRKNYKLSMHLARVSLIVDRHRRHTASTLLETQDRIKRDMNEHVQRRTELLDARLKRLSQHISNVGERCDLARHEKFLENLTSIYMASSSETSN